One window of the Anopheles aquasalis chromosome X, idAnoAquaMG_Q_19, whole genome shotgun sequence genome contains the following:
- the LOC126572133 gene encoding protein dj-1beta isoform X1, with translation MFDHVAGNKSMASSVGNNLKKRALALLAAGSEEMELVVAVDVLRRCDIDVTVALVQGGDGATDPSNADLVARCSRNVNVQADVTLAKYVREQIRDEATLPDAIILPGGLEGSRLMAQAPAVGELLRHYEKSETKIVAAICAAPTVFAAHGSLFGGRRLTSYPAFKDTLTGAGYAWQEPDQSPNGRVVRDGNLITSMGPATSFDFALTVGAALVSQEVAEKVASAMLYQWPH, from the exons ATGTTCGACCACGTTGCTGG TAACAAATCAATGGCTTCCTCGGTGggaaataatttgaaaaagcGTGCCCTGGCACTGCTGGCCGCAGGCTCCGAGGAGATGGAGCTGGTCGTGGCCGTCGACGTGCTGCGCCGTTGCGAT ATTGATGTGACAGTCGCCCTGGTACAGGGCGGCGACGGGGCCACGGACCCAAGCAACGCCGATCTGGTGGCCCGCTGTTCCCGCAACGTTAACGTGCAAGCGGACGTAACGCTGGCCAAATACGTGCGAGAGCAGATCCGCGACGAAGCGACCCTTCCCGATGCCATCATCCTTCCCGGGGGCCTCGAAGGATCCCGCCTGATGGCCCAGGCACCGGCAGTCGGCGAGCTGCTGCGTCACTatgaaaaaagcgaaacgaaaatcgTGGCCGCCATCTGTGCCGCACCGACCGTGTTTGCCGCTCACGGTTCACTGTTCGGGGGCCGCCGCCTCACGTCCTATCCGGCCTTCAAGGATACGCTTACCGGTGCGGGATACGCATGGCAGGAACCGGACCAATCGCCAAACGGGCGGGTGGTACGCGATGGCAACCTCATCACCAGTATGGGCCCAGCGACATCGTTTGATTTTGCCTTGACGGTCGGTGCAGCGCTGGTGAGCCAGGAGGTAGCGGAAAAGGTAGCGAGCGCCATGCTCTACCAGTGGCCCCATTGA
- the LOC126572133 gene encoding protein dj-1beta isoform X2: protein MASSVGNNLKKRALALLAAGSEEMELVVAVDVLRRCDIDVTVALVQGGDGATDPSNADLVARCSRNVNVQADVTLAKYVREQIRDEATLPDAIILPGGLEGSRLMAQAPAVGELLRHYEKSETKIVAAICAAPTVFAAHGSLFGGRRLTSYPAFKDTLTGAGYAWQEPDQSPNGRVVRDGNLITSMGPATSFDFALTVGAALVSQEVAEKVASAMLYQWPH from the exons ATGGCTTCCTCGGTGggaaataatttgaaaaagcGTGCCCTGGCACTGCTGGCCGCAGGCTCCGAGGAGATGGAGCTGGTCGTGGCCGTCGACGTGCTGCGCCGTTGCGAT ATTGATGTGACAGTCGCCCTGGTACAGGGCGGCGACGGGGCCACGGACCCAAGCAACGCCGATCTGGTGGCCCGCTGTTCCCGCAACGTTAACGTGCAAGCGGACGTAACGCTGGCCAAATACGTGCGAGAGCAGATCCGCGACGAAGCGACCCTTCCCGATGCCATCATCCTTCCCGGGGGCCTCGAAGGATCCCGCCTGATGGCCCAGGCACCGGCAGTCGGCGAGCTGCTGCGTCACTatgaaaaaagcgaaacgaaaatcgTGGCCGCCATCTGTGCCGCACCGACCGTGTTTGCCGCTCACGGTTCACTGTTCGGGGGCCGCCGCCTCACGTCCTATCCGGCCTTCAAGGATACGCTTACCGGTGCGGGATACGCATGGCAGGAACCGGACCAATCGCCAAACGGGCGGGTGGTACGCGATGGCAACCTCATCACCAGTATGGGCCCAGCGACATCGTTTGATTTTGCCTTGACGGTCGGTGCAGCGCTGGTGAGCCAGGAGGTAGCGGAAAAGGTAGCGAGCGCCATGCTCTACCAGTGGCCCCATTGA
- the LOC126572064 gene encoding rhythmically expressed gene 2 protein-like, which yields MNHLRKNLSRFRLITFDVTDTLLEYATPPECYYAQVINGVLKPNLGLTIDEQAIAHSFGRCFRVLKTQHPNFGCSSPPAHLDERVPNVENWRWWWRTLVERVILDAAKRSANELPSGLLLRIADQLIEDYTRDAAGVCWKKRPGVDDFLQQLRQTTEPSNQPLLLGIVSNFDPRLPTILRRHELLKPGDGGGGGGGVDFVLTSYGIGREKPDPTIFHAALRRANGLAEGVIHPHEALHIGNLCVEDYQGARGAGWHALLVNVPGKARASDKCRHIQGHHIFAGIPELQSCLSLAPTFRW from the exons ATGAACCACT tGCGGAAAAATCTGTCCCGCTTTCGCTTAATCACCTTCGACGTAACCGATACCTTGCTGGAGTATGCAACACCACCCGAATGCTACTATGCACAGGTGATAAACGGTGTGCTGAAACCGAATCTAGGCCTCACGATAGACGAGCAAGCGATTGCCCACTCGTTTGGGCGCTGCTTCCGAGTGTTGAAAACACAACATCCCAATTTCGGGTGCAGCTCCCCTCCCGCACACCTCGATGAACGTGTACCGAACGTGGAAAattggcgctggtggtggcgcacccTGGTCGAGCGTGTCATACTGGATGCGGCCAAACGAAGTGCGAACGAACTTCCATCCGGTTTGCTGCTCAGGATCGCCGACCAGCTGATCGAAGACTACACGCGCGATGCCGCTGGTGTGTGCTGGAAGAAACGTCCCGGGGTGGATGATTTTCTGCAGCAGCTTCGGCAGACCACCGAACCATCCAACCAGCCACTGCTCCTCGGTATCGTGTCGAATTTCGATCCCCGGTTGCCGACGATCTTGCGTCGGCATGAGCTGCTCAAACcgggtgacggtggcggcggcggcggcggcgtcgatTTTGTGCTTACCAGCTATGGAATCGGAAGGGAAAAGCCTGAtcccaccattttccacgccgCTCTGCGAAGGGCGAACGGTCTGGCGGAAGGCGTCATTCACCCGCACGAAGCACTGCACATCGGCAATCTGTGCGTGGAAGATTACCAGGGGGCCCGGGGTGCCGGCTGGCACGCCCTGCTGGTCAATGTGCCCGGTAAGGCGCGGGCAAGTGATAAGTGCCGCCACATACAGGGCCATCACATATTCGCCGGGATTCCCGAACTCCAATCGTGCCTCTCGTTGGCACCCACCTTTCGTTGGTGA